The Alkalidesulfovibrio alkalitolerans DSM 16529 nucleotide sequence CCATGACCATGGGCATGGACACGATCACGGCCACAAGCATGACGCGCACGGGCATGACCACAAGCACGAGGCGCACGCGCACAAACATGACGACCACGCGCACGGGCATCACCACGGCCACGGGCATGATGCCCACGACCACGGCGAGTTCGACCCGCACGTCTGGACCACGCCTTCGACCGTGCGCACCATCGCCCTGAACACGGCCCTGGCCCTGACCGAGGCCGACCCCGAGGGTACGGAAGCTTACCGCGCCGGGCTGGAGCGGCTCCTGGCCATCATCGACGCGACCGACCGCGACGTGCGCGCCGCCCTGAAGGATGTGCCCAAGGGGACCGCCTTCATGGTCTTCCATCCGGCCTGGGGATACTTCGCCCGCGACTACGGCCTGCGCGAGATATCCATCGAGCAGTCCGGCCGCGAGCCTGGCCCCCGCGAAATGGCGGCGTTGACCGAACTGGCGCGCACGGAGGGCATCCGCACGATCTTCATCGAGCCGCAATTCGCCCGCAAGACCGCCGAGACCATCGCCCGCCAGATCGACGCCTCGGTGGCGACCATCGACCCCCTGGCCGAGGACTGGTCCGGCAACCTGCGAGCCGTGGCCACAGCCATCGCCGAATCCTCGGGGGCTCGCTAGCCCATGACCGTCTCCGTTACGGGGCTCTCCTTCGCCTACGAGGGGCGCGAGGTGTTGAGCGACGTGAACCTGCACGTGGCCAAGGGCGACTACCTGGCCGTGCTCGGCCCCAACGGCGGAGGCAAGACC carries:
- a CDS encoding metal ABC transporter solute-binding protein, Zn/Mn family, which gives rise to MHNEIIRSPGRTSAVTRAAARLARLVALAAALLLPALPAFAQSAPLSVAVSILPQKFFTETIGGERVQVLVMVPPGAEPHTYEPKPGQMKELAGASLYLAIGAPFEKAWLPRFSGVNPNLAIVDVDEGIEKLPMTECGHDHGHGHDHGHKHDAHGHDHKHEAHAHKHDDHAHGHHHGHGHDAHDHGEFDPHVWTTPSTVRTIALNTALALTEADPEGTEAYRAGLERLLAIIDATDRDVRAALKDVPKGTAFMVFHPAWGYFARDYGLREISIEQSGREPGPREMAALTELARTEGIRTIFIEPQFARKTAETIARQIDASVATIDPLAEDWSGNLRAVATAIAESSGAR